AAGATCACATAGAAGAGAGAAACGATGTTGAAAAAGAGTGGTCTTGGGGTTAGATGCATAAAGAAAGCAAATGGCAAGTACGTAATATACCGTGAGTATATTGGGGATATAAACAAAGAAGATGGCTCTTCATTTTTTAGGGTGGGTTGAGAGCCTATCCAAAAAATGTTTGACCCATTTTACCATTCGCAGTAAGGGATATACACATAGAGTAGATACTTAGACATTATAAGCCTGTTATAGCTTTTCAACGTGTATTCTGACTTTTCGGATAGGTTCTAAGTTAATCATAATTTTATACCTATAGAACTATATTTATAAAGTGTTAACGTAATTCACGGTCTATTTGATTGACTATATAAAACATAAAAACTCCCTCTTTTTTAAAGAGTTCTTAATTCACATATGATAACTTTTAAAAAAAGAGGGAGTTTTCCTGCAGTAATGGATATAGAATACCCCGTTAATTGGGTGAATTTATAATGTTATTTGTTAGGATGAGGTCGACCGTAATCATTCGGATTTTCCGCCAGTTCCTAAAAGAGAACTCGTGTTTAGTAGGATGGATAGGAAATTTCAACAAAATGAAAAAAGAAAAGATGGTTGCTGTTTTAACAACCAGCTTAAAAATAAAAAAGCGATATTATTTAGCAATACGATGTAATAATATCTTGATCTGTTGCGGCTTCTGAGGGACAGTATTTTTTATACTTTGATTGCGGTTTCCAAGAATAATTCAAGACGAAGCAATGATGACTAGTTAATCCCTTGTTCTTGAACACTCTCTGTGCGTCTCCAATACCACCACAGAGTTCAACCATGTCTCCCAGATCGAACGATCTTTGCGGGAGCAGATCTTCTCCTTGCTTGTTATCAATGCACCAAGCCTTGAGAGCGGTAAAGAGCTCATCTTTAATGAAGGATGTTCTCCCTCCTGCTACCATGTTATCTTCAATGAACTTGTATAGGATATTTCCTGCCTGCATCCATTTTCTCCGGACTTCTGTCCATTCTTCTTTTTGTACTACTAAATGTTTCTCTTGCCTGATTTCCACAATCATTTTGATTACTTCATTCAGGAAGGCACTTTTATTTTCTTCAGTAAATGTGTTCTTCTGAAACTCATCGTTCTGGTCGAAGTGGTTGGGGAAGTATACGTAATACCAACGTCCCCAAAAAGCCTTATCAATGTAAATATTCCTGTTGAACCCAGCCGGACGATTTGCTGTGTAGACATCAACGGTTGTTATTCTTCCATCATACCCGTCTTTGCCTTTGCGTTCTATCTTGTGATTATACCCTCCGGACATTGCCTTTACTCGACCAGTATCCCCCATTTTGAAGTATCCGAGGTCATCGTGGAGGTTTAATATTTTTCCTTCTTTTCTGGCCATTACAAACCGGTCACCGGATGTAAATTCATCTAAGCCGATCGTACATTTACAGGAGTCACCAACAAAGTAAGAAATAAAGTCAATAATAGACGTTTTTCCACTATTTGGTTCCCCGACTAGTAAGTACACTGATTTATACGGCCCATAGCCCATTGCCTGCAAAATACCCTGCGCTGGAATCTGTAAAATTATTTTAGAATCATATCTTCCATTCGCTTCATCTACATCAAGAGGTTGCTCCGGGTTATCATAAAGATATTTCGCAATTCTTGTCATTATATAGTTTGAATCTGCTTCGTCGTCATAATCCACATCAAGCACATAATCGAACTTCCATGTATCTGGGTCTGGATTTTCTTCCAACCAATGAGTTCCATTTTCAAAATCAAATACTACAACGCCATTTCTTACAGGGAATGCATTATTATAGTTATTAAATGGATACTCGTTTACGACATTGTAATTTTGGATATACGTCATGATATCAGTTAGCCGTTTTGATATGTCCCTGCTATTTTCATTTTTCATGATTCCGTTGAGTACTCTGGTAGCCTCTGCTTTTA
The Methanosarcina thermophila TM-1 genome window above contains:
- a CDS encoding DUF5906 domain-containing protein; this encodes MAGINPPSNYKDITEIAYEAVKMNDIDAMVQFVEDENDKLDCPVPKDNLVRLLNEISTQIRAAQNEFNYSQCVEELFQITPKAELEDRILQAIDFVNSIVLSKEGNVQEMELFIECKVIDYFDIPKGKNHQMNKIFRSGYAGTIKAKKKELSNKQKAESKAGACTFDIDSEFNDLYQMSESEAGNITIKPFYDRIAKYVSDKFHVISFRGNLFIYKEGCYKIDPYTVKAEATRVLNGIMKNENSRDISKRLTDIMTYIQNYNVVNEYPFNNYNNAFPVRNGVVVFDFENGTHWLEENPDPDTWKFDYVLDVDYDDEADSNYIMTRIAKYLYDNPEQPLDVDEANGRYDSKIILQIPAQGILQAMGYGPYKSVYLLVGEPNSGKTSIIDFISYFVGDSCKCTIGLDEFTSGDRFVMARKEGKILNLHDDLGYFKMGDTGRVKAMSGGYNHKIERKGKDGYDGRITTVDVYTANRPAGFNRNIYIDKAFWGRWYYVYFPNHFDQNDEFQKNTFTEENKSAFLNEVIKMIVEIRQEKHLVVQKEEWTEVRRKWMQAGNILYKFIEDNMVAGGRTSFIKDELFTALKAWCIDNKQGEDLLPQRSFDLGDMVELCGGIGDAQRVFKNKGLTSHHCFVLNYSWKPQSKYKKYCPSEAATDQDIITSYC